A DNA window from Streptococcus parapneumoniae contains the following coding sequences:
- a CDS encoding glycerate kinase, whose amino-acid sequence MKIVIAPDSFKESLSAEEVAESIKRGFQQSIADVDCLLCPVGDGGEGTVDAIRHSLDLEEKWIQVTGPFGQKEAMRYFQKGELALFEVADLVGLGKIPIEKRNPLQIQTCGIGELIRHLIAQGIKDIYIGVGGTASNDGGIGIAAALGYQFYDRDGDVLPACGQSLLNLASVSTENRYEIPEDVQIRILADVVSPLCGHQGATYTFGKQKGLDSTMFEAVDQAIQDFYEKVSPATLEIKGAGAGGGLAGGLCAFAQASIVSGIDTCLNLINFDKKVADADLVIVGEGRLDSQSFAGKAPIGVAKRTPVGVPVITICGSLAEDLPSLPFENIQAAFSILEKSEPLEDSLKNASLYLEHTAANIGRLLSLSKI is encoded by the coding sequence ATGAAGATTGTAATTGCACCGGATTCGTTTAAGGAAAGCTTAAGCGCTGAAGAGGTGGCTGAATCAATAAAAAGAGGCTTCCAACAATCGATAGCAGATGTAGACTGTCTCCTCTGCCCTGTTGGTGATGGGGGAGAAGGTACTGTAGATGCTATCCGACATTCTCTTGACCTTGAAGAAAAATGGATCCAAGTGACAGGCCCTTTTGGACAAAAAGAAGCCATGCGCTATTTTCAAAAAGGGGAACTGGCACTATTTGAAGTAGCTGATTTGGTTGGCCTTGGAAAAATTCCGATAGAGAAACGAAATCCACTTCAAATCCAAACTTGTGGTATTGGAGAGTTGATTCGCCATCTCATTGCTCAAGGGATTAAAGATATCTATATTGGCGTTGGTGGTACGGCCAGTAATGACGGAGGAATTGGGATTGCTGCTGCTTTAGGTTATCAATTTTATGATAGGGATGGAGATGTCTTGCCCGCTTGCGGTCAGTCCTTATTAAACTTAGCTTCTGTTTCAACAGAAAATCGCTATGAAATTCCTGAAGATGTTCAAATTCGTATTTTAGCAGATGTCGTGAGTCCCTTATGTGGTCATCAAGGTGCGACCTATACTTTTGGCAAACAAAAAGGTCTAGATTCTACTATGTTTGAGGCCGTAGATCAAGCGATCCAAGATTTTTATGAAAAAGTCTCCCCTGCAACATTGGAAATTAAAGGAGCAGGAGCTGGTGGAGGCCTTGCTGGTGGTTTGTGTGCCTTTGCTCAGGCAAGTATCGTGTCTGGAATTGATACCTGCTTGAACTTAATCAACTTTGATAAGAAAGTTGCAGATGCTGATTTAGTTATCGTTGGCGAAGGTAGACTGGACAGTCAAAGCTTTGCTGGGAAAGCGCCGATAGGCGTAGCAAAAAGAACCCCTGTCGGAGTTCCTGTCATTACTATTTGTGGTAGTCTTGCTGAAGATTTACCATCCCTACCATTTGAAAATATCCAAGCTGCCTTTTCTATTTTAGAGAAAAGCGAACCTTTGGAAGATAGTTTGAAAAATGCCAGTCTCTATTTGGAGCACACGGCTGCCAATATTGGGCGTTTATTAAGTCTGAGTAAGATTTAG
- the eno gene encoding surface-displayed alpha-enolase: protein MSIITDVYAREVLDSRGNPTLEVEVYTESGAFGRGMVPSGASTGEHEAVELRDGDKSRYGGLGTQKAVDNVNNIIAEAIIGYDVRDQQAIDRAMIALDGTPNKGKLGANAILGVSIAVARAAADYLEIPLYSYLGGFNTKVLPTPMMNIINGGSHSDAPIAFQEFMIVPAGAPSFKEALRWGAEIFHALKKILKSRGLETAVGDEGGFAPRFEGTEDGVETILAAIEAAGYVPGKDVFIGFDCASSEFYDKERKVYDYTKFEGEGAAVRTAAEQIDYLEELVNKYPIITIEDGMDENDWDGWKALTERLGGKVQLVGDDFFVTNTSYLEKGIAEGAANSILIKVNQIGTLTETFDAIEMAKEAGYTAVVSHRSGETEDSTIADIAVATNAGQIKTGSLSRTDRIAKYNQLLRIEDQLGEVAEYRGLKSFYNLKK from the coding sequence ATGTCAATTATTACTGATGTTTACGCTCGCGAAGTCCTAGACTCACGCGGTAACCCAACACTTGAAGTAGAAGTTTACACTGAATCAGGTGCTTTCGGACGTGGTATGGTTCCATCAGGAGCTTCTACTGGTGAACACGAAGCAGTTGAACTTCGCGACGGTGACAAATCTCGTTACGGTGGTCTTGGTACACAAAAAGCTGTTGACAACGTAAACAACATCATTGCTGAAGCTATCATTGGCTACGATGTACGTGATCAACAAGCTATCGACCGTGCTATGATCGCTCTTGACGGTACTCCTAACAAAGGTAAATTGGGTGCAAACGCAATCCTTGGTGTGTCTATCGCTGTAGCTCGTGCTGCTGCTGACTACCTTGAAATCCCACTTTACAGCTACCTTGGTGGATTCAACACTAAAGTTCTTCCAACTCCAATGATGAACATCATCAACGGTGGTTCTCACTCTGACGCTCCAATCGCTTTCCAAGAATTCATGATCGTACCTGCTGGTGCGCCATCATTCAAAGAAGCTCTTCGTTGGGGTGCTGAAATCTTCCATGCTCTTAAGAAAATCCTTAAATCTCGTGGTTTGGAAACAGCCGTAGGTGACGAAGGTGGATTTGCTCCTCGTTTTGAAGGAACTGAAGACGGAGTTGAAACTATCCTTGCTGCTATCGAAGCTGCTGGATATGTTCCTGGTAAAGACGTATTTATCGGATTTGACTGTGCTTCATCAGAATTTTACGATAAAGAACGTAAAGTTTACGACTACACTAAATTCGAAGGTGAAGGAGCAGCTGTACGTACTGCTGCAGAACAAATCGACTACCTTGAAGAATTGGTAAACAAATACCCAATCATCACTATCGAAGATGGTATGGATGAAAATGACTGGGACGGTTGGAAAGCTCTTACTGAACGTCTTGGTGGTAAAGTTCAATTGGTTGGTGACGACTTCTTCGTAACAAACACTTCTTACCTTGAAAAAGGTATTGCAGAAGGTGCTGCTAACTCAATCCTTATCAAAGTTAACCAAATCGGTACTCTTACTGAAACATTCGACGCTATCGAAATGGCAAAAGAAGCTGGTTACACTGCCGTTGTATCACACCGTTCAGGTGAAACTGAAGATTCAACAATCGCTGACATTGCAGTTGCAACTAACGCAGGACAAATCAAGACTGGTTCACTTTCACGTACAGACCGTATCGCTAAATACAACCAATTGCTTCGCATCGAAGACCAACTTGGTGAAGTAGCTGAATACCGTGGATTGAAATCATTCTACAATTTGAAAAAATAA
- a CDS encoding DUF1694 domain-containing protein, with translation MTDLSKQLLEKAHGGPKLNPDEQRRYLGTFEERVLGYADIDTANSLQLEKGFLSILENLQEKAEPLFVKISPTIEFDKQVFYLKEAKETNSQATIVSEEHTSSPFGLIIHSNAPVQVEEKNLRLAFAKLWEGKKEEPAKTSIWKKWFG, from the coding sequence ATGACAGATTTATCAAAACAATTACTTGAAAAAGCTCATGGTGGGCCAAAACTAAATCCTGATGAGCAAAGACGCTATCTTGGTACCTTTGAAGAAAGAGTTCTTGGATATGCAGATATTGACACGGCAAATAGCCTTCAGCTAGAAAAAGGCTTTTTATCTATTTTAGAGAACCTTCAGGAAAAGGCTGAGCCACTATTTGTGAAGATTTCACCAACTATCGAATTTGACAAGCAAGTTTTCTACTTGAAGGAAGCCAAAGAAACCAATAGTCAAGCCACCATAGTATCTGAAGAACATACTTCTTCTCCTTTTGGTCTGATTATCCATAGCAATGCACCAGTTCAAGTAGAAGAAAAGAACCTTCGACTTGCTTTTGCAAAACTTTGGGAAGGTAAAAAGGAAGAACCTGCCAAAACATCCATCTGGAAGAAATGGTTTGGCTAA
- the glgA gene encoding glycogen synthase GlgA → MKILFVAAEGAPFSKTGGLGDVIGALPKSLVKAGHEVAVILPYYDMVEAKFGNQIEDVLHFEVSVGWRRQYCGIKKTVLNGVTFYFIDNQYYFFRGHVYGDFDDGERFAFFQLAAIEAMERIDFIPDLLHVHDYHTAMIPFLLKEKYRWIQAYQGIKTVLTIHNLEFQGQFSEGMLWDLFGVGFERYADGTLRWNNCLNWMKAGILYADRVSTVSPSYAHEIMTSQFGCNLDQILRMESGKVSGIVNGIDADLYNPQTDTLLDYHFNQEDLSGKAQNKAKLQERVGLPVRADVPLVGIVSRLTRQKGFDVVVESLHHILQNDVQIVLLGTGDPAFEGAFSWFAQIYPDKLSANITFDVKLAQEVYAACDLFLMPSRFEPCGLSQMMAMRYGTLPLVHEVGGLRDTVRAFNPIEGSGTGFSFDNLSPYWLNWTFQTALDLYRNHPDVWRNLQKQAMECDFSWDTACRSYLDLYHSLVN, encoded by the coding sequence ATGAAAATTTTATTTGTAGCAGCTGAGGGTGCACCCTTTTCAAAAACAGGTGGTTTGGGAGACGTCATTGGCGCTCTTCCTAAATCACTGGTAAAAGCTGGGCATGAAGTTGCAGTGATTTTACCCTACTATGACATGGTAGAGGCTAAATTTGGAAATCAGATTGAAGATGTTCTTCATTTTGAGGTGAGTGTTGGTTGGCGCAGACAGTACTGTGGGATTAAGAAAACAGTACTAAATGGTGTGACCTTCTACTTTATTGACAACCAATACTATTTCTTCCGTGGTCATGTTTACGGTGATTTTGATGACGGAGAACGCTTTGCCTTTTTCCAACTGGCTGCCATTGAGGCTATGGAAAGAATTGACTTTATTCCTGACCTTCTCCATGTTCATGACTACCATACAGCTATGATTCCTTTCTTGTTAAAGGAAAAATACCGTTGGATTCAAGCCTATCAAGGAATAAAAACTGTTTTAACCATTCATAATTTGGAATTCCAAGGACAATTCTCAGAAGGAATGTTATGGGATTTGTTTGGAGTTGGCTTTGAGCGTTATGCTGATGGTACCCTTCGCTGGAACAATTGTCTGAACTGGATGAAGGCTGGTATTCTTTATGCGGATCGTGTTTCAACTGTTTCGCCTAGCTATGCTCATGAAATTATGACCAGTCAGTTCGGATGTAACTTGGATCAAATTCTTCGAATGGAGTCTGGTAAAGTATCTGGTATCGTGAACGGGATTGATGCTGATCTTTATAATCCTCAGACGGATACCCTATTAGATTATCATTTTAATCAGGAAGATTTGTCTGGGAAGGCCCAAAACAAGGCAAAATTGCAAGAAAGAGTTGGCTTGCCAGTTAGAGCCGACGTTCCACTGGTGGGAATTGTTTCTCGTTTGACACGTCAAAAAGGTTTTGATGTGGTGGTTGAAAGTCTTCACCATATCTTGCAAAATGATGTTCAGATTGTTCTTTTGGGAACTGGCGATCCAGCCTTTGAAGGAGCTTTCTCATGGTTTGCTCAAATCTACCCAGACAAGCTATCAGCAAATATTACTTTTGATGTCAAACTTGCTCAAGAAGTCTACGCTGCTTGTGACCTCTTCCTCATGCCAAGTCGTTTTGAACCATGTGGCTTGTCTCAGATGATGGCCATGCGTTACGGAACCTTGCCATTGGTCCATGAAGTTGGTGGCTTGCGAGATACCGTTCGCGCTTTCAATCCAATCGAAGGAAGCGGTACTGGCTTTAGCTTTGACAATCTATCTCCTTACTGGTTAAATTGGACTTTCCAAACAGCTTTGGACTTGTATAGAAACCATCCTGATGTTTGGAGAAATCTACAAAAACAAGCTATGGAGTGTGATTTCTCATGGGATACAGCCTGCAGGTCATACCTTGACTTGTACCATAGTTTAGTTAATTGA
- a CDS encoding tyrosine-type recombinase/integrase: protein MIELNQLSENTDLNWYKSTRIFVTNTDKLIHSSILSKSLQRANERLKQPIPKHLSPHIFRHTTISILAENKIPLKTIMDRVGHSDSDVTTSIYTHVTKNMKDEAINVLDKVMKKIF, encoded by the coding sequence ATGATTGAACTGAACCAGCTCAGTGAAAATACTGACCTAAATTGGTACAAAAGCACTCGTATATTCGTCACAAACACTGATAAGCTAATCCATAGTTCAATTCTAAGCAAATCTCTCCAGCGAGCAAACGAACGCCTTAAACAACCAATCCCCAAACATCTGTCCCCTCACATCTTCAGACATACCACTATTAGCATTTTAGCTGAAAATAAAATTCCGCTAAAAACAATCATGGATAGGGTTGGACATTCTGATTCTGATGTTACTACTTCCATCTATACCCACGTCACGAAGAACATGAAAGATGAAGCAATCAATGTGCTGGACAAAGTGATGAAAAAGATTTTTTAA